From a single Pirellulaceae bacterium genomic region:
- a CDS encoding VCBS repeat-containing protein, giving the protein MTDRSLRHGRVAFPRMLRLLTQLTHAVAAPVTLAVVIGGLGAAEKPAPTAQATEITFDRIQLSDQFYAEGGAIGDFNADGKSDVVVGPWIYWGPNYLDSSRIYEGDALDPIGYSKNFLMDAGDVNGDGLVDIYVIGFPGEESWWFENPGVANVRSIWPRHVMLASVDNESPLIADIDRDGKADLICSSGGHYGYATHAGQDPRQPWRFQTISPNNKYHRFTHGLGVGDVNNDGHLDLLEKDGWWANPGRQTQDVWTFHAFQFSPGGGSQMYAVDLDGDGRNEVVTSLAGHGFGLVYYKASDAEATSFDRHDIMTDDPATSPVGLAVSQLHAVAIADINGDDVPDLVTGKRWWAHANQDPGNEQPATLLWLETQRSGGRVRFVAHVVDNSSGVGCDITTGDLNGDGLIDILSGTKRGAHVFLQRPSKMVVGQPLVAAQAKLDRFGQRPAVQSQAIDGGFVPALDSRKLNFDFEAPELLDWEARGPAGRQALQAGTIDTGSGQPNLVGELVSRPFLLSHGMLSIELSGSQVPEVFVELIAESTGRRVAYLNPTSADLMTRQDMDVSSARDQIVRLRVVDHSNAGFIRCDNIRMQ; this is encoded by the coding sequence ATGACTGACCGCTCTCTTAGGCATGGGCGCGTTGCGTTTCCACGAATGCTGCGTCTACTCACTCAGCTGACTCATGCGGTCGCTGCGCCAGTTACGCTGGCCGTCGTGATCGGCGGTTTAGGGGCGGCCGAAAAACCTGCGCCGACCGCACAGGCAACGGAAATTACATTTGATCGCATTCAATTGAGCGATCAGTTCTATGCCGAAGGCGGTGCGATCGGCGATTTCAATGCTGATGGAAAGTCCGATGTAGTCGTTGGCCCATGGATTTATTGGGGGCCAAACTACTTAGATTCTTCGCGAATTTACGAAGGCGATGCGCTAGATCCAATCGGCTATAGCAAGAATTTCTTGATGGATGCTGGTGACGTCAACGGTGACGGTCTGGTGGATATCTATGTCATCGGCTTTCCCGGTGAAGAGAGTTGGTGGTTTGAGAATCCCGGAGTTGCCAATGTGCGCTCAATCTGGCCGCGCCACGTCATGCTGGCTTCGGTAGACAACGAGTCGCCACTGATCGCGGATATTGACCGCGATGGCAAAGCGGATTTGATCTGTAGCAGCGGGGGACACTACGGCTATGCAACTCATGCTGGCCAAGACCCACGACAGCCATGGCGATTTCAAACCATTTCTCCAAACAACAAGTACCATCGCTTTACACATGGCCTAGGAGTTGGCGACGTAAACAACGACGGACATCTGGATCTGTTGGAGAAAGACGGATGGTGGGCGAATCCTGGCCGGCAGACGCAGGATGTGTGGACGTTTCACGCCTTTCAGTTTTCGCCGGGCGGCGGTTCACAAATGTATGCGGTTGATCTGGATGGCGACGGTCGAAACGAAGTGGTCACCAGCTTGGCAGGCCATGGGTTCGGGCTGGTTTATTACAAAGCCTCTGACGCCGAGGCGACCAGTTTTGATCGTCACGACATTATGACCGATGATCCAGCCACAAGTCCGGTGGGCTTGGCGGTCAGTCAGCTGCATGCCGTGGCAATTGCCGACATCAATGGCGATGACGTGCCCGACTTAGTCACCGGCAAGCGCTGGTGGGCGCATGCCAATCAAGACCCTGGTAACGAGCAACCTGCGACACTACTGTGGTTGGAAACTCAGCGCTCAGGCGGGCGAGTTCGTTTTGTAGCTCACGTCGTGGATAATTCGTCGGGAGTGGGATGTGATATAACGACAGGCGATCTCAATGGTGACGGGCTAATTGACATCCTGTCTGGGACCAAGCGTGGGGCTCACGTTTTTCTGCAGCGACCATCAAAGATGGTTGTCGGCCAGCCACTGGTCGCTGCCCAAGCCAAACTGGATAGATTTGGCCAGCGACCGGCTGTGCAATCGCAAGCGATTGATGGTGGATTTGTGCCAGCACTCGACTCGCGTAAGCTGAATTTTGATTTTGAAGCCCCAGAATTATTAGACTGGGAAGCGCGCGGGCCTGCGGGCCGTCAAGCTTTGCAAGCAGGTACCATCGACACCGGTAGCGGTCAGCCCAATCTCGTCGGCGAGCTGGTTAGTCGACCTTTTCTATTGAGTCACGGTATGCTGAGCATTGAATTGTCCGGCAGCCAAGTGCCGGAAGTCTTTGTCGAACTGATCGCGGAGAGCACTGGACGCCGCGTGGCATATTTGAATCCAACTTCAGCCGACTTGATGACTCGGCAGGATATGGATGTCTCCTCGGCGCGAGATCAAATCGTACGATTGAGAGTAGTGGACCACTCAAATGCCGGATTTATTCGCTGCGACAATATCCGGATGCAGTAG
- a CDS encoding NAD(P)H-hydrate dehydratase codes for MPPHSLPRLAPRPADSHKGDYGHALLIGGSRGMAGAIALAGMSAVRSGAGLVRLAVPDPILETVAGFSACPMLLPLPADSQGAIAGESEQFEHWLKQSSCIALGPGLGRGPEQIRFVLDTLAWLSEHRPLCPLVVDADGLFALCQHPNWGSAIRNPAVLTPHPGEWARLSGIPADKTAEQAAVAEQLAAEYDCVIVLKGHRTLITDGISSIRNSTGTPAMATGGSGDVLTGVITALICQGLAPLPAAQLGVHVHGRAGEIAAQRGGSHVVLPTEIIQSLPAALAEVIDL; via the coding sequence GTGCCGCCTCACTCGCTTCCGCGACTGGCACCTCGACCAGCCGACTCGCACAAAGGCGATTATGGTCACGCGCTGCTGATCGGTGGATCGCGTGGCATGGCAGGTGCCATTGCGCTGGCAGGCATGTCGGCGGTTCGCAGCGGGGCGGGGTTGGTTCGCTTGGCTGTACCGGACCCAATACTAGAAACCGTCGCCGGTTTCTCGGCCTGCCCCATGTTGCTGCCGCTGCCTGCTGATAGTCAGGGAGCGATTGCCGGTGAATCTGAGCAGTTTGAACATTGGTTGAAGCAAAGTTCCTGCATTGCATTGGGTCCAGGTCTTGGGCGCGGACCAGAGCAGATTCGATTCGTGCTCGATACACTGGCCTGGCTATCAGAGCATCGCCCCCTTTGCCCACTGGTAGTAGATGCAGACGGTCTGTTCGCACTTTGTCAGCATCCCAACTGGGGCTCAGCCATCCGAAATCCCGCCGTGCTGACTCCGCATCCTGGCGAGTGGGCAAGATTGAGCGGAATCCCGGCCGACAAAACCGCCGAACAAGCCGCCGTCGCCGAACAACTGGCTGCGGAATACGACTGTGTGATCGTGCTGAAAGGCCATCGTACCTTGATAACCGACGGAATCAGTAGCATTCGCAATTCAACTGGAACGCCCGCCATGGCTACCGGAGGTAGTGGCGATGTATTAACCGGCGTGATCACCGCCCTGATTTGTCAGGGACTAGCACCTCTGCCGGCAGCGCAGCTGGGGGTGCACGTTCATGGCCGAGCTGGAGAAATCGCCGCCCAGCGTGGCGGCTCTCATGTTGTCTTACCCACCGAGATCATCCAGTCGTTACCAGCAGCCTTGGCCGAGGTGATTGATCTATGA